The following coding sequences are from one Alphaproteobacteria bacterium window:
- a CDS encoding NarK/NasA family nitrate transporter: MTPKTNQYCALSLTTLAFTVCFAVWTIFAIIGVQIKQDMGLNDTQFSLLIGTPILTGSLVRLFFGVWADQYGGRPIFMAIMLSSAFFTWCLIYADTYEMMLFTALGVGISGGSFVVGISYLSKWYDKAHQGTALGVYGMGNIGAAVTKFVAPFVMVSYGWHMVAQVWATALVVMAVLFWFLTKDEPQIQAQKASKTVPKSMWESLKPLKKLQVWRFSLYYFFVFGGFVALALWLPRYYVGVYGMDIKQAGMLAASFSVAGSIFRAAGGYMSDKYGARAVMYWTFFVCSGCCFLLAYPETDYIIHGIKSDIAFSFGWGFIPFTIIVFILGFFMSLGKAAVYKHIPVYYPNDVGSVAGIVGLIGGLGGFFLPLAFGLMNDWIGVWTSCFMLMFALVAIALLWMHITVVIMERNLEKSKYLPELGDAPNQMKK; the protein is encoded by the coding sequence ATGACACCTAAAACCAATCAATACTGCGCACTTTCCCTTACAACCCTCGCCTTTACCGTCTGTTTTGCGGTGTGGACAATTTTTGCGATTATTGGCGTACAGATCAAGCAAGACATGGGTCTGAACGACACGCAGTTTAGTTTACTGATAGGCACCCCCATCTTAACAGGCTCTCTGGTACGGCTCTTTTTTGGAGTATGGGCAGATCAGTATGGTGGACGCCCTATCTTTATGGCGATCATGCTATCTTCCGCCTTTTTCACATGGTGCCTGATTTATGCAGATACATACGAGATGATGCTGTTCACAGCGCTAGGCGTTGGTATTTCCGGCGGCAGTTTCGTGGTAGGGATTTCTTATCTATCTAAATGGTATGACAAAGCGCATCAGGGTACGGCTTTAGGCGTGTATGGCATGGGCAATATCGGAGCTGCCGTTACAAAGTTTGTTGCACCTTTTGTTATGGTATCCTATGGCTGGCATATGGTTGCGCAGGTCTGGGCGACTGCGCTGGTTGTTATGGCTGTCCTGTTCTGGTTCCTTACTAAAGACGAGCCGCAGATTCAGGCGCAAAAAGCATCCAAAACCGTTCCCAAATCCATGTGGGAGTCGCTAAAGCCTCTTAAGAAACTGCAAGTATGGCGTTTTTCTCTTTACTACTTCTTCGTCTTTGGCGGATTTGTTGCGCTCGCCCTATGGCTGCCTCGCTATTATGTAGGTGTTTACGGCATGGACATCAAGCAGGCTGGGATGTTGGCGGCTTCTTTTTCTGTGGCCGGATCGATATTTAGAGCCGCCGGCGGATATATGTCCGATAAATATGGCGCAAGAGCCGTTATGTATTGGACGTTCTTTGTTTGCTCGGGCTGCTGCTTCCTGCTGGCCTATCCTGAAACCGATTATATAATCCATGGGATCAAGAGCGACATTGCTTTCAGCTTCGGCTGGGGATTCATACCTTTCACCATTATCGTTTTTATTCTTGGGTTTTTCATGTCGCTTGGCAAGGCGGCTGTTTACAAACATATCCCCGTTTACTACCCGAACGACGTCGGCTCTGTGGCCGGAATCGTCGGCCTAATTGGCGGCCTTGGGGGATTCTTTCTGCCTCTTGCCTTCGGCTTGATGAATGACTGGATTGGTGTCTGGACAAGCTGCTTTATGCTGATGTTTGCCC
- a CDS encoding molybdopterin molybdenumtransferase MoeA, producing MLSYHDALQIIRDTASSIILEAETIPLESALGRVCAKLLLSPLDIQPFDNSAMDGFAIKLDDLAGASPERPVRLKIKGVIPAGHPVKDNIVEAGFCWRIMTGAPLPQGVDAIVPIEDVHQHSETILFSNAPKLGQHIRRTGEDFKKGTSVLSVGDRITQAHMIALASLGISKLPVFKKPGALFISTGTELVDDLSQPLQDGQIYNSNRIYAHALLPACGTILHGCNTIHDNKDIFLETLNTADEKGIHLIISSGAVSAGNYDFVRNGLESFGAKILYHKIKLKPGKPNLFAILPSGCLYFGLPGNPVATVAGLRFFVLEALRTMLKEKSERPIFARVMNEFPKKPGLHMILKGRLEYKDDGSVNANVLDGQESFMVSPFLSMNGWLHVPENKENIKTGDVIEAYPAHPYGHLV from the coding sequence ATGCTTTCTTATCACGATGCTTTGCAAATAATCAGGGACACGGCTTCTTCTATAATATTAGAAGCTGAGACGATTCCGCTTGAAAGCGCCCTAGGGCGTGTATGCGCAAAGCTTCTTTTATCGCCCCTCGATATTCAGCCCTTTGATAACTCTGCCATGGATGGGTTTGCTATTAAATTAGATGATTTGGCCGGAGCAAGCCCTGAACGACCGGTGAGACTTAAAATAAAAGGCGTCATACCTGCGGGACACCCTGTCAAAGATAACATTGTAGAAGCAGGATTTTGTTGGCGCATTATGACGGGTGCGCCACTGCCACAGGGGGTGGATGCCATTGTTCCTATTGAGGATGTACATCAGCACAGCGAAACCATATTGTTCAGCAATGCCCCGAAATTGGGACAACATATTCGCCGTACTGGCGAGGATTTCAAAAAAGGAACATCAGTTCTGTCCGTTGGAGACAGGATAACTCAGGCACATATGATCGCCTTGGCTAGCCTAGGAATCTCAAAACTGCCCGTCTTTAAAAAGCCCGGGGCTTTATTTATATCGACAGGAACTGAACTAGTTGATGATTTAAGCCAGCCCCTGCAAGACGGGCAGATTTATAATTCAAACAGGATTTATGCGCATGCGCTGCTGCCAGCCTGTGGGACAATCTTGCACGGGTGCAATACCATACATGACAACAAAGATATTTTTTTGGAAACTTTAAACACCGCCGATGAAAAAGGGATTCATTTGATTATTTCGTCCGGCGCAGTATCGGCCGGAAATTATGATTTTGTAAGAAACGGATTGGAATCATTTGGCGCCAAAATTCTATATCACAAAATTAAACTCAAGCCCGGCAAACCTAATCTATTTGCTATCCTACCATCGGGATGCCTTTATTTCGGTCTGCCAGGCAATCCGGTTGCCACAGTTGCTGGATTGCGCTTTTTTGTGCTTGAGGCATTGCGCACAATGCTAAAAGAAAAGTCGGAGCGTCCTATTTTTGCAAGAGTCATGAATGAGTTTCCCAAAAAACCCGGCCTGCATATGATCCTGAAAGGAAGGTTGGAGTATAAAGACGATGGCTCTGTCAACGCGAATGTTCTAGATGGTCAGGAATCTTTCATGGTAAGCCCATTTTTGAGTATGAATGGCTGGTTACACGTTCCGGAAAACAAGGAAAATATCAAAACCGGCGATGTCATCGAAGCTTATCCTGCTCACCCTTACGGTCACCTAGTCTAG
- a CDS encoding ribonucleoside triphosphate reductase: MSEAVRILSENQAAKEIIHPADLKMNQVVTLFGGTKVDCSEAVSEYISGSDWRINANANTGYSNAGLINNVAGKVIANFWLDEIYSPEEGQAHRQGDIHIHDLDCLTGYCAGWSLRALLNSGFNGVIGRVSSRPPRHFREALGQMSNFLGILQSEWAGAQAFSSFDTYLAPYVFYDQLSFKEVKKAIRQFVYNLNVPARWGQSPFTNITLDITVPDDLQNQFPTYNDRHLFKGIFNDDLLSRAQQRDMGIRSLEDLAFKHFVREMEMINIAYYEVMTEGDSTGQPFTFPIPTVNITEDFDWNSKVANAIFENTAKVGSSYFQNFVGSQFIVDPITKERKPNPEAYSPGAVRSMCCRLQLDLRELLKRGNGLFGSAEMTGSIGVVTMNMARLGYRFKNNLPDLMREIDRLMDISKSTLEKKRAFVQKMYDRGLYPYTTRYLPFFRNHFSTIGVNGMNEIIRNLTDDTYDLTDEYGIKICLDILDHMRSKLVKYQEETGSLYNLEATPAEGTTYRFAKEDKKRFPDILQAGSGENIYYTNSSQIPVDYTKDPFEALELQNRLQCKYTGGTVLHLYMNEKLSSAESCKRFIRKVLDTYQLPYITVTPVFSVCDTHGYLSGEQPECPRCRAKTKVWTRVMGYFRPVDSFNKGKQGEHRQRKHFVEEWVDTGSLFMGI; the protein is encoded by the coding sequence ATGTCTGAAGCCGTGCGGATTCTCTCTGAAAATCAAGCTGCCAAAGAAATCATACATCCTGCTGATTTGAAAATGAATCAGGTCGTCACACTTTTTGGGGGCACAAAAGTAGATTGTTCGGAAGCGGTAAGTGAATATATTTCAGGATCAGACTGGCGCATAAATGCAAATGCCAATACGGGATACTCCAACGCGGGGTTGATCAACAACGTGGCCGGCAAAGTTATCGCCAATTTCTGGCTTGACGAGATTTATAGCCCGGAAGAAGGACAGGCGCACCGCCAAGGAGATATTCATATCCATGATCTTGATTGTCTAACCGGTTATTGTGCGGGTTGGTCTTTGCGTGCTTTGCTAAACAGCGGATTTAATGGGGTGATCGGGCGTGTTTCCTCTCGTCCGCCACGCCACTTTCGGGAAGCCTTGGGGCAGATGAGTAACTTTCTCGGCATTTTGCAGTCCGAGTGGGCGGGTGCGCAAGCATTTTCCAGTTTCGATACTTATCTGGCTCCTTATGTATTTTATGACCAACTTTCTTTTAAGGAAGTGAAAAAAGCCATCCGTCAGTTTGTCTACAATTTAAATGTTCCGGCACGATGGGGGCAATCGCCGTTCACTAATATTACGCTGGATATTACGGTGCCAGACGATCTTCAAAATCAATTCCCCACATATAATGACCGTCATCTGTTCAAAGGTATTTTTAATGATGACCTACTTTCTAGAGCGCAACAACGGGACATGGGTATTCGTTCACTAGAAGACCTGGCTTTCAAACATTTCGTCAGAGAGATGGAAATGATTAATATTGCTTATTATGAAGTGATGACGGAGGGTGATTCAACGGGACAACCTTTTACATTTCCAATTCCCACAGTAAATATTACAGAAGACTTTGATTGGAATAGCAAGGTAGCAAACGCTATTTTTGAGAACACGGCAAAAGTAGGTTCTTCTTACTTTCAGAATTTTGTCGGCAGTCAGTTTATCGTTGATCCCATAACAAAAGAGCGTAAGCCAAACCCGGAAGCTTATTCTCCCGGAGCGGTGCGCTCGATGTGCTGTCGTCTCCAGCTGGATTTGAGGGAGTTGTTAAAGCGTGGGAATGGACTGTTCGGTTCCGCAGAAATGACTGGGTCAATTGGCGTGGTGACGATGAATATGGCGCGGCTCGGATATCGCTTCAAAAACAACCTTCCTGATTTGATGCGCGAAATCGACCGCTTGATGGATATTTCCAAGTCGACATTGGAAAAGAAAAGAGCTTTTGTGCAAAAGATGTATGATCGCGGCCTTTATCCTTACACGACCCGATATCTTCCATTTTTTCGTAATCACTTCTCTACCATCGGTGTAAATGGCATGAATGAAATAATTCGGAACTTGACGGACGATACTTATGACTTAACAGACGAGTATGGAATTAAAATATGCCTTGATATTCTGGACCATATGCGTTCCAAACTGGTAAAATATCAAGAAGAGACAGGAAGTTTGTATAACCTAGAAGCCACTCCAGCGGAAGGGACGACTTATCGCTTTGCCAAAGAAGATAAAAAGCGTTTCCCAGATATTTTACAGGCGGGGTCTGGCGAAAATATATATTATACAAATTCTTCACAAATTCCTGTGGATTATACCAAAGATCCGTTTGAAGCGCTGGAGCTGCAAAACCGTTTACAATGCAAGTATACGGGGGGAACGGTGTTGCATTTGTATATGAACGAAAAGTTATCTAGTGCAGAATCCTGCAAACGGTTTATTCGCAAAGTTCTGGATACATATCAGTTGCCTTATATTACTGTGACCCCTGTTTTTTCCGTGTGCGATACCCACGGTTACCTGAGTGGCGAACAGCCAGAGTGTCCGCGTTGTCGTGCTAAAACCAAAGTCTGGACGCGGGTCATGGGCTATTTTCGTCCCGTGGATAGCTTTAACAAAGGAAAGCAAGGCGAACACCGCCAGCGCAAGCACTTTGTTGAGGAGTGGGTCGATACCGGCAGCTTGTTTATGGGGATCTGA
- a CDS encoding anaerobic ribonucleoside-triphosphate reductase activating protein: MLMKRSVESVYKTSVLPIYSVTPFTMLDFPGRTACIIWFSGCNMRCPYCHNPQIVKGVGRGNTNQLMTFLRKRAGLLDGVVLSGGEASAYPGLAGLIKEVKSLGYAVKLDTNGLRPDVVLEFIEQGLLDYVALDYKAPPEKFRQVTGTDKYDIFSQTLDILCTQNTVEYEIRTTVHTDLINENDVSNIIRDLEKRGYTGIHAIQNFRHSDERPTLGFLRNQSRVLNLEALYMPTQFKLEFRNF; encoded by the coding sequence ATGCTAATGAAACGTTCAGTGGAAAGTGTTTACAAGACAAGTGTTTTGCCTATTTATTCTGTCACCCCTTTTACCATGCTGGACTTTCCAGGAAGAACGGCTTGCATCATCTGGTTTTCGGGATGTAACATGCGTTGCCCATACTGCCATAACCCTCAAATTGTCAAAGGCGTAGGGAGAGGAAACACGAATCAACTCATGACTTTCTTGAGAAAACGGGCAGGACTGCTGGATGGCGTGGTGCTTTCTGGGGGCGAAGCATCCGCGTATCCTGGCCTAGCCGGTTTGATAAAAGAGGTGAAATCACTAGGTTATGCGGTAAAACTGGATACAAATGGATTGCGTCCGGATGTTGTCTTGGAATTTATTGAGCAAGGGTTGTTAGATTACGTCGCTCTCGACTATAAGGCACCACCAGAAAAATTCAGGCAAGTCACTGGAACGGATAAATATGATATTTTTTCACAGACGCTAGACATTTTGTGCACTCAGAATACAGTGGAATATGAAATTCGTACAACGGTTCACACAGATCTTATAAATGAAAATGATGTTTCAAATATCATCCGCGATCTAGAGAAACGCGGTTATACTGGTATCCACGCAATACAGAATTTTAGGCATAGTGACGAGCGTCCGACACTCGGATTTTTAAGAAATCAAAGCAGGGTTCTTAATTTGGAAGCATTATATATGCCAACACAATTTAAGCTCGAATTCCGGAATTTCTGA
- a CDS encoding sugar phosphate isomerase/epimerase — MLQLSYSTNGLLSLDLFAAIEAVQQAGYAGVELSFDKKQFNPFEMDQRDIRSLRHFLARCGIKPTCIATPTITFLADRPHEPSMICLDRAGRKQRIDLVRKGIEIAKALGAPIVSFGSGFIRDEHVNRPNINPYEVLAESVNECLKDIGDVTLVIEPEPGMLIETLDQAIAFIESVASPNFRLHMDLCHVYCSETDYAGSISKATPYTKYLHVSDTEEGCNLKLVAYSPDMKMNFGFANYLIYFPETCDFLFLSQDRAIFFYETRPCAELAAIIDNIISDNNVGSVQQIYYHDLHRTSSHLDREINTYAVSVPGLSFYVLDRAKPILKYLRTSNPKEGNQIILKRKIANSLTDKVHYHDIPGRGKIDFANTFGILEKNGFSGYATVELYHHVDAWQKALHESISFLSTKLGQGEISE; from the coding sequence GTGTTGCAATTATCATATAGCACCAATGGCTTGTTAAGCTTGGATTTATTCGCGGCTATTGAGGCCGTTCAACAGGCTGGTTATGCCGGGGTAGAATTATCTTTCGATAAAAAACAATTCAATCCGTTTGAGATGGATCAAAGAGATATTAGGAGTCTGCGGCATTTTCTTGCTCGCTGCGGAATAAAGCCGACCTGCATCGCTACGCCCACGATCACTTTTCTAGCCGACAGGCCGCATGAGCCATCCATGATATGTTTAGACCGGGCCGGCAGAAAACAGCGGATTGATCTGGTTAGGAAGGGGATAGAGATTGCGAAGGCGTTGGGCGCTCCGATTGTCAGTTTCGGCAGTGGCTTTATCCGTGACGAGCATGTCAATCGTCCCAATATTAACCCGTATGAGGTTTTAGCAGAAAGCGTAAATGAGTGCTTAAAAGATATTGGCGATGTGACCTTGGTGATTGAGCCGGAGCCTGGCATGCTGATCGAAACCTTGGATCAAGCCATTGCATTTATTGAATCCGTGGCATCTCCTAATTTTCGTTTGCACATGGATTTGTGCCATGTGTATTGTTCCGAGACGGATTATGCTGGTTCTATATCAAAAGCAACCCCATATACCAAATATCTTCATGTTTCTGATACCGAAGAGGGATGTAACCTCAAGCTCGTTGCTTATTCGCCTGATATGAAGATGAATTTCGGTTTTGCAAATTATCTAATTTATTTTCCAGAAACTTGTGATTTCTTATTTTTGAGTCAAGATCGCGCAATCTTTTTTTATGAAACTCGGCCTTGCGCAGAATTGGCTGCGATTATCGATAATATCATTTCTGACAACAATGTCGGCAGCGTACAACAAATTTATTATCATGACTTGCATCGGACATCGTCTCACTTAGATCGTGAAATAAACACCTATGCCGTTTCAGTTCCGGGGTTAAGTTTTTATGTGCTGGATCGGGCAAAACCTATACTTAAGTATTTGCGCACTTCGAATCCTAAAGAGGGCAATCAAATTATCCTAAAAAGAAAGATTGCAAATAGCCTTACCGACAAGGTTCACTATCATGACATTCCCGGGCGCGGAAAGATTGATTTCGCCAATACATTCGGAATATTGGAAAAAAATGGTTTTTCTGGGTATGCAACGGTCGAACTTTATCATCATGTCGATGCCTGGCAAAAGGCATTGCATGAATCCATCTCTTTTCTATCGACAAAACTAGGACAAGGGGAGATCTCAGAATGA
- a CDS encoding S-ribosylhomocysteine lyase has product MRDSAQYLDIDDWSSDAMGEIDHRLVKAPYVRLSAFKKGIRSDAVYVFDLRVTQPGQNFMTTELIHSMEHFLLYGFREHLPHSFVSVAPMGCQTGFYLVTLNESGKETICNAYKNALEYILRASSVPYANPRDCGQSVHHSLAQCQNIAWYLLDNQAGWLDVFEQAA; this is encoded by the coding sequence ATGAGAGACTCGGCACAATACTTAGATATAGATGATTGGTCATCGGATGCAATGGGCGAGATTGACCATCGCCTGGTAAAAGCCCCATATGTGCGATTGTCTGCTTTCAAGAAAGGAATACGATCAGACGCAGTGTATGTGTTTGATTTGCGTGTCACGCAACCGGGACAAAATTTCATGACTACGGAGTTAATCCATTCTATGGAACATTTTCTGCTGTATGGGTTCCGCGAGCATTTGCCGCACTCATTTGTCAGCGTAGCCCCGATGGGGTGCCAGACAGGATTTTATTTGGTAACATTGAACGAAAGCGGAAAAGAAACCATTTGCAATGCTTATAAAAACGCATTGGAATATATTCTAAGAGCGTCATCAGTGCCATATGCGAATCCACGCGACTGCGGGCAGTCTGTGCACCATAGTTTGGCACAGTGTCAGAATATTGCATGGTATTTATTGGACAACCAAGCTGGCTGGCTTGACGTATTTGAGCAAGCCGCATGA
- a CDS encoding iron-containing alcohol dehydrogenase, translating to MNGNTPGLWAVSCPKSIQYDIAVCGDIFEKENDALASIGAGYGSRRFIVLDSKLESWESKIKSYFDSLGIVTKIVLFQAGEENKTIAGAMRLIDVLDIFPINRRSEPIIAIGGGVLTDLVAFVASIYRRGVPHVKVPTTLMGYIDAAVGIKCGVNSKKGKNRIGAFEPPLKVLLDKTFLWTLPDRHILNGLGEIIKLAVILDAKLFEELESVGSECVARKFQSSSDEKILKRSVDIMVQELASNPYEENLCRAVDFGHTFSPAYEMESRHKILHGEAVLIDIILSVFLANIKGILSAEQMLRILNLTQLFPWQFPGILIESASLWDSLNERTCHRDGKQRVPLPRVIGEGIFVNDITFAELDAANSRLKKWIGDDGTICERRCG from the coding sequence ATGAATGGAAATACTCCGGGTTTGTGGGCGGTTTCCTGCCCAAAAAGCATCCAATACGACATTGCAGTTTGTGGAGATATTTTTGAGAAAGAAAATGATGCGCTTGCGTCTATTGGCGCAGGATACGGCTCCCGCCGTTTTATTGTGCTCGATAGTAAGTTAGAGTCTTGGGAATCAAAGATAAAATCTTATTTTGATAGTCTTGGCATCGTAACCAAGATCGTCTTGTTCCAGGCCGGCGAAGAAAACAAGACAATTGCTGGAGCTATGCGTCTAATAGATGTTTTAGATATCTTTCCGATTAACCGGCGTAGCGAGCCAATCATTGCCATTGGCGGCGGAGTACTTACCGATCTGGTCGCTTTTGTCGCAAGCATCTATCGGCGTGGAGTCCCGCATGTAAAAGTTCCCACCACATTGATGGGATATATTGATGCCGCTGTGGGCATTAAGTGCGGGGTAAATTCGAAAAAGGGGAAAAATAGAATCGGCGCATTTGAGCCGCCATTAAAAGTTCTTTTGGACAAAACATTTCTATGGACATTGCCGGACAGGCATATCCTGAATGGGCTTGGAGAAATTATTAAATTGGCCGTCATCCTTGATGCGAAGCTGTTTGAGGAACTAGAGTCGGTTGGCTCCGAGTGTGTAGCAAGAAAATTTCAGAGCAGCTCAGATGAAAAAATATTGAAACGATCCGTTGATATTATGGTTCAAGAGTTGGCCTCAAATCCGTACGAAGAGAATTTATGTCGAGCCGTCGATTTTGGCCACACATTCAGCCCCGCTTATGAAATGGAAAGCAGGCATAAGATATTGCACGGGGAAGCGGTTCTAATTGATATCATTCTGTCGGTATTTTTAGCCAACATAAAGGGAATATTGTCTGCTGAACAAATGTTGCGAATATTGAATTTGACGCAGCTCTTTCCCTGGCAATTTCCGGGGATTTTAATCGAGTCGGCGTCATTGTGGGATTCGCTAAACGAACGCACTTGCCATAGGGATGGCAAGCAGCGTGTTCCGCTACCGCGGGTTATTGGCGAGGGCATATTTGTGAATGATATCACATTTGCCGAGCTGGATGCGGCAAATAGCAGGCTTAAAAAGTGGATTGGTGATGATGGAACGATATGCGAACGCAGATGTGGCTGA
- the ubiG gene encoding bifunctional 2-polyprenyl-6-hydroxyphenol methylase/3-demethylubiquinol 3-O-methyltransferase UbiG, protein MMERYANADVAELDKFSRLAAIWWDKNGSMGMLHQINPLRVNFISRHADLIGVKVLDVGCGGGILSESLAKRGALVTGIDLSEAALEVATQHARMQNLEIDYRLEDAEALAQRRKGYYDVVLCMEMLEHVPCPKQTIAACAALLRSGGACFFSTIDRSLKSFVCAILIGEYILRILPRGTHSYHKLIKPSQLQNWSERNHLQLTSTASLIYNPFSGCFKLREGLDMNYLTCYRKINETIHRPL, encoded by the coding sequence ATGATGGAACGATATGCGAACGCAGATGTGGCTGAACTAGATAAATTTTCTAGGTTGGCTGCAATTTGGTGGGACAAGAATGGAAGCATGGGCATGCTGCATCAAATTAATCCCTTGCGGGTGAATTTTATCTCTCGGCATGCTGATTTAATAGGAGTGAAAGTGCTCGATGTTGGCTGCGGTGGCGGTATTCTATCTGAATCCTTGGCGAAAAGGGGTGCTTTGGTTACCGGTATTGATCTTTCTGAGGCGGCACTAGAAGTCGCGACACAGCATGCGCGTATGCAAAACTTAGAGATAGATTACCGTCTAGAGGACGCAGAAGCCCTAGCTCAGCGGCGCAAAGGATATTACGACGTGGTTCTTTGTATGGAGATGTTGGAACATGTGCCGTGCCCAAAGCAAACCATAGCGGCTTGTGCAGCATTGTTGAGATCTGGTGGGGCATGTTTTTTCTCGACAATAGATAGGTCTTTGAAATCTTTTGTATGCGCAATTTTAATTGGAGAGTATATTTTGCGCATCTTGCCGCGTGGAACCCACTCCTATCATAAGCTCATAAAGCCTTCGCAGTTGCAGAACTGGTCGGAACGAAATCATCTGCAATTAACGAGCACAGCAAGCCTCATTTACAACCCATTCTCTGGATGTTTCAAGCTTAGAGAGGGTTTAGATATGAATTATCTTACATGTTACCGCAAAATCAATGAAACCATTCATCGCCCTCTCTAG
- a CDS encoding ubiquinone biosynthesis protein UbiA codes for MKPFIALSRLQHAVLDIATPAFCALLWLGNFPDSSVIVISLLTAFSGYTAIYALNDVIGYTVDKKKMEYSNSCFGYSVESTDLRHPIAQQVLSYTEGVAWVMAWIIFALIGAYWLNPIIMLMLLFGAVCEVAYCKLLTVTHWRLVLSGIVKSVGPIAAVFVVDHNPDPLFLALIFMWVFFWEIGGQNIPADWNDRSEDIKVNAKTIPLIFGDKTSKKIVLLSLLLATLLSGFLLIISPLRLGLAYLVLSALIGVALLIWPAIKLYLADTITDQPARLFDLASYYPLALLLMMVMLIYCNNYEVAILDWVDN; via the coding sequence ATGAAACCATTCATCGCCCTCTCTAGGTTACAGCACGCTGTGCTGGATATCGCAACGCCGGCCTTTTGTGCGTTGCTGTGGCTTGGAAATTTTCCGGACTCGTCCGTGATCGTCATATCTTTGTTGACGGCATTCTCCGGATACACGGCTATATATGCTCTAAATGACGTAATTGGGTATACGGTAGATAAGAAAAAGATGGAATACTCTAATTCCTGCTTTGGCTACTCTGTTGAATCGACAGATTTGCGTCACCCGATTGCGCAGCAAGTCCTAAGCTATACAGAGGGAGTGGCGTGGGTGATGGCTTGGATCATTTTTGCGCTGATAGGCGCATATTGGCTCAATCCTATTATCATGCTCATGCTGCTTTTTGGAGCTGTATGCGAAGTCGCTTATTGCAAGCTGTTGACCGTAACACACTGGCGTCTTGTATTGAGCGGAATTGTCAAGAGTGTGGGGCCAATTGCGGCTGTGTTTGTTGTAGATCATAATCCAGATCCACTTTTTCTTGCCTTGATTTTTATGTGGGTGTTTTTTTGGGAGATAGGCGGACAAAATATTCCGGCCGATTGGAACGATAGGAGTGAAGACATAAAAGTGAATGCAAAAACTATCCCGCTTATTTTCGGAGACAAAACGTCAAAGAAGATTGTTTTGCTGAGTTTGCTGCTTGCCACATTGTTAAGCGGGTTTCTTTTGATAATTTCGCCGCTGCGCCTTGGTTTAGCGTATCTGGTACTAAGTGCGTTGATTGGCGTCGCGTTACTTATATGGCCTGCAATTAAATTGTATCTTGCTGACACTATTACTGATCAGCCAGCCCGTTTATTCGATTTGGCCAGCTATTATCCGCTGGCATTGCTGTTAATGATGGTAATGCTGATCTACTGCAATAATTATGAGGTTGCGATACTAGACTGGGTAGATAACTGA